One part of the Coriobacteriia bacterium genome encodes these proteins:
- a CDS encoding DNA cytosine methyltransferase: MSHPVISLFSGAGGLDLAVHRCAEPPLVQDGTPSPLTVAIATDYCDVALEAFCANFADTPTLVGNIREMPSDDLLSAGGLAPGDATLVVGGPPCTPFSKSGFWIEEKRNSADPDASLLDEYVRVVHDTRPAAFVLENVQGLTYRTHQRQFGRLITQLTDLGYNPQWKVLLAADYGVPQLRKRVFVVGRRDGVAFRFPAPTHGGLSERQDYSHPDRLPYVTASQAFNGLPDIPEPGELAEGEFAELLASVPPGQNYLWHTDRFGGQNVFKWRTRYWTFLLRLAPNRPSSTIQAQPGPWVGPFHWENLENPNSQERARRLRVPELLRLMTFPDGFAVSADRTSAQRQIGNAVPLELGKAVIRALMEQMGLLEPVRLAARACERETVGLLAG; the protein is encoded by the coding sequence TTGAGCCACCCCGTCATCAGCCTGTTCTCCGGTGCAGGCGGCCTGGATCTCGCGGTGCATCGTTGCGCTGAGCCTCCCCTGGTACAGGACGGCACTCCAAGTCCGCTCACCGTGGCAATCGCCACTGACTACTGCGACGTGGCGCTTGAGGCGTTTTGCGCCAACTTCGCCGACACCCCGACGCTTGTGGGGAACATCCGCGAGATGCCCTCGGACGACCTGCTCAGCGCGGGCGGTCTGGCTCCCGGTGACGCCACCCTTGTTGTCGGCGGACCCCCGTGCACGCCGTTCTCCAAGTCAGGGTTCTGGATAGAGGAGAAGCGCAACAGTGCTGATCCCGACGCGTCGCTCCTTGACGAGTACGTTCGTGTCGTTCATGACACGCGTCCGGCGGCCTTCGTGCTGGAGAATGTGCAGGGACTCACATATCGGACTCATCAAAGGCAGTTCGGTCGACTCATAACGCAACTGACAGATCTAGGCTACAACCCTCAGTGGAAGGTCCTTCTGGCTGCAGACTACGGTGTTCCTCAGTTGCGCAAGCGGGTCTTCGTTGTCGGACGCCGCGACGGCGTTGCTTTCCGATTCCCAGCGCCGACACACGGCGGCTTGAGCGAGCGGCAAGACTACTCGCATCCTGATCGGTTGCCCTACGTGACAGCAAGTCAGGCGTTCAACGGTCTGCCTGACATCCCGGAGCCAGGCGAGCTTGCGGAAGGCGAGTTCGCCGAGTTGCTCGCGAGCGTTCCTCCCGGTCAGAACTACCTGTGGCACACAGACCGATTTGGTGGACAGAACGTGTTCAAGTGGCGGACGCGCTATTGGACGTTTCTCCTTCGTCTCGCACCCAATCGTCCCTCTTCCACCATTCAGGCCCAGCCGGGTCCCTGGGTAGGACCTTTCCATTGGGAGAACCTAGAGAATCCGAACAGTCAGGAGAGGGCGCGTCGGCTGCGAGTGCCTGAGCTGTTGCGGCTCATGACCTTCCCCGACGGCTTCGCCGTCTCCGCGGATAGGACTTCAGCACAGCGGCAGATTGGCAACGCAGTACCACTCGAACTCGGAAAGGCGGTCATTCGCGCGTTAATGGAGCAGATGGGACTGCTAGAGCCGGTCCGGCTCGCGGCCCGCGCGTGCGAAAGGGAGACCGTTGGACTACTCGCGGGCTAG